One Longimicrobium sp. genomic window, GCGCCACGGCCACGAACGCCGTCACCGTGTCGCCCGCGCCGCTCACGTCGAACACCTCGCGCGCTACGGCCGGGATGCGCAGGGTGGGCGCGCCGTCGGAGCACAGCGCCATCCCCTCCTCGCCCAGCGTCAGCAGCAGGTGCCGCGCGCCCACGGTCCGCCGGGCGTGCTCCAGCCACTCGTCGTCGCGCGCGCGGACGGGGCCGCCCAGCGCGGCGCCCAGTTCCAGCGCGTTGGGCTTGAAGACCGTGGCGCCGCCGTACTCCAGGAAGTGGCGGAACTTCGGGTCCACCACGCTGGGGATGCCGGCCTCGCGCGCTGCGTCCAGCGCGGCGCGGATCACCGGCGGCGCCAGGACGCCCTTGTCGTAGTCCTCCAGCACCAGCGCGTCGGCGTCGGCCACGGCGGCGCGCACGTGCGCCGACAGCTCGGCCGCGCAGTCTTCGTCCACGTCGTCCTCGCGCTCGCGGTCGAAGCGCACCACCTGCTGGTGCCTGGCGACCACGCGCGTCTTGGTCGTGGTCGGCCGGTCGCCGCGCTCCACCAGGCGCGCGTGCACCCTGCCGCCGTCCAGCGCGGCGAGCGCCTCGCGGACGCGGCGGCCGGCGTCGTCGGCGCCCACGCACCCCACCAGCCGGCAGGCGGCGCCCAGCGCGGCCACGTTGGCGGCCACGTTGGCGGCGCCGCCCAGCGCGAAGCGCTCCTCGGCCACGTGCACCACCGGCACCGGCGCCTCGGGCGAGATGCGCGACACGCCGCCCACCAGGTACACGTCGAGCATCACGTCGCCGACCACCGCCACGCGCAGGCCGCCGGCACGGTCCAGGATCTCCTCGAGTCGCGCGCGCGTGAGCCGCTCCATCCCCCTGAATGCGCACCCGGGTGAAGACGCGATCCCGGCGCGCGGGCCGGGGAAAGAGGGCGCGGAATCTACGCCGCCCCGCCTACCCGCGCCAGCGGCGTGGGCAGGGTTTGCGCGGGTGAGGCTTCGACCGCGTCCGGTCTCGCTCGTCGTTTCGTAGGGGCGAGCCTGCGAGTCCGAGCACAGGCGGCATCGGCGCGAGAGGCCGCCTGCCGCGCACGAGTCGGCATCCGCCGGTCGAGGCATGCCTCGCCCCTACGATTCTCCGGCCATGATCGCAAAGACAGCACTTCGCACTTTCGGTCCCCGGTGCGCTCCTTGCGGCGGGCGGAGGCGCATCCGCTTACGCCTCGTTCCGGACAACGGAGACCCCGATGAGAGGATCGTCCGCGCTCGCCGCGCTCCTGCTGCTGGCCGCCTGCACCCCTCCGGCGACGGAGACCACGACCGCCCCCGCGCCGGCCCCGCGCGCGGCCGCGGCGGCGCCGGACCGCGGCGTCTTCGCGCTCGTCCAGGGCGGCACCGACGTTTTCACCGAGAGCTTCACCCGCACGCCCGAGCGGCTGGAGACGGTGCTGACCGGCCCCGCCGGCAACCGCGCCGCCATCACCGCGGACCTGGCGACCGACGCCACGGTCACGCGCATCCGGGTGGAGGAGTTCCGGCGCGCCGACACCGTGGCGGCGCGGACCTCGGAGGCCGTCTTCATGGGCGACAGCGTGTTCCTGGAGCAGGCGGGCCAGGGGCCTCCGCTCAGCGCGCGCCGCCAGATCCCGGCCGGGTCCATCCCCTTCGTGAACCCCAGCCCCTCCCTGCTGGAGCAGATCGTCCGGCGGGCGCGTGCGATCGGCGGCAGCCCGGTGCAGGTGCCGATATGGGCGGCCAGCGGAGGCGGCCAGCCGGCCACCGCCACCGTCATCCTCGAGGGGAACCAGGCGCGCATCCAGATCTCCAACGTGGAGGTCCAGCTCACCCTCGACGAGTCGGGGCGCGTCTTCGGCGGCGGCGTCCCGGTGCAGGGGCTCACGCTGGAGCGCCGCCCGCCGGGGGCCACGGCCCCGGCCCCGGCGCCGTAGGCGGCCGAGGCGGCGACCGCGCCCGATGCCTCCCGGCGAGCACCCGTTCCGCCCGCTCGGCTTCGCCCGCCTGGCGCCGGAGGAGATGCTGCGCCGCGCCTGCGGCTTCCACGCGGAGATGGAGCGGCGGCGCTCGGCGCGCGCCTTCTCCGACGAGCCGGTCCCGCGCGAGCTGGTGGAGCTGGCGGTGCGCACCGCGAGCACGGCGCCCTCGGGCGCGCACCAGCAGCCGTGGACGTTCGTGGTGGTGTCCGATTCCGATTTGAAGCGGCGGATCCGCGAGGCGGCGGAAGACGAGGAGCGCAGGAACTACGGCGGGCGGATGCCGCCGGAGTGGATCGAGGCGCTGGCGCCGCTCGGCACCGACTTCGAGAAGTCGCACATCACCGACGCGCCGTACGTGGTGGTGCTCTTCCGGCAGGCGTGGGGGCTGCGGCCGGACGGCAAGCGCCGCACGCACTACTACACGACGGAGAGCTGCGGCATCGCGGCGGGGCTGTTCATCGCCGCCGTGCACCACATGGGCCTGGCGACGCTCACCCACACCCCGTCGCCGATGGGCTTCCTCTCGAAGCTCCTCGGCCGCCCCGAGAACGAGAAGCCCTTCCTGCTGATGCCCGTCGGCTACCCGGCCCCCGACGCCGCCGTGCCCGACCTCCGCCGCAAGCCGCTGGAGGAGGTGTCGGTATGGTTCGATGGAAATTCAGGGGACGAGTGAGATGATGCGCGTCCACGCGCCCACGTCTGTCATTCCGAGGGGA contains:
- the rfaE1 gene encoding D-glycero-beta-D-manno-heptose-7-phosphate kinase; the encoded protein is MERLTRARLEEILDRAGGLRVAVVGDVMLDVYLVGGVSRISPEAPVPVVHVAEERFALGGAANVAANVAALGAACRLVGCVGADDAGRRVREALAALDGGRVHARLVERGDRPTTTKTRVVARHQQVVRFDREREDDVDEDCAAELSAHVRAAVADADALVLEDYDKGVLAPPVIRAALDAAREAGIPSVVDPKFRHFLEYGGATVFKPNALELGAALGGPVRARDDEWLEHARRTVGARHLLLTLGEEGMALCSDGAPTLRIPAVAREVFDVSGAGDTVTAFVAVALAAGATIEEAALLANLAAGIEVGKPGVAVVTPDELRAELPEGRRAGE
- a CDS encoding nitroreductase family protein encodes the protein MPPGEHPFRPLGFARLAPEEMLRRACGFHAEMERRRSARAFSDEPVPRELVELAVRTASTAPSGAHQQPWTFVVVSDSDLKRRIREAAEDEERRNYGGRMPPEWIEALAPLGTDFEKSHITDAPYVVVLFRQAWGLRPDGKRRTHYYTTESCGIAAGLFIAAVHHMGLATLTHTPSPMGFLSKLLGRPENEKPFLLMPVGYPAPDAAVPDLRRKPLEEVSVWFDGNSGDE